From the genome of Rhizobium sp. NXC24, one region includes:
- a CDS encoding BatD family protein, with translation MRSAAMGLALSLLAATSCLAAEPFARASVDDDGQIVPGQQVHVIVDVFVPDFFTSPPQFPLFDLPNAVVTLANERPQNLLQTIDGVQYSGIRRTYAVVPEVSGTFTLPSVPIELGYSEDGRRVKGTVQLPSIGFNVIGSASGQRTPVFAARQIALTQSFDRNPSQLKVGDAVVRTVTVFGEDTQAMMIPQVVIGEAAGLRQYQKPPQIADNIVSGNTTGSRRIETIVYTADKAGTFRIPAISYPWFDVDAHQARTATLPTVAVTVIDAPASSDIIAPELRQETAPSRSRTLTAAALASGCALCVAVLWAGRRFLPRFSNGMRAWRRPRPNSEHVEFKRLMNSIAGDEESAVYQALMRWTRVVGYSSISTWMTASSDPDLGSQIEAIEKALFGSGTDGAPFDRQALADAVRRSHIAKPAPGSLRGGALPPLNPGAASPTSVNLRRW, from the coding sequence ATGAGATCGGCAGCCATGGGCCTTGCCCTCTCTCTGTTGGCCGCCACTTCCTGCTTGGCGGCGGAACCTTTCGCCCGTGCAAGCGTCGATGACGACGGTCAGATCGTGCCTGGCCAGCAGGTGCACGTCATCGTCGACGTCTTCGTTCCGGATTTCTTTACCTCGCCTCCTCAGTTCCCGCTGTTCGACCTTCCCAACGCCGTCGTCACGCTCGCGAACGAGCGCCCGCAAAATCTGCTGCAGACCATCGATGGCGTTCAATATTCCGGAATTCGCAGGACCTATGCCGTCGTTCCGGAGGTATCGGGAACGTTCACCCTGCCGTCGGTGCCGATCGAGCTCGGCTATTCGGAAGACGGGAGACGGGTCAAGGGAACGGTGCAACTTCCATCCATCGGCTTCAATGTCATCGGTTCGGCATCCGGACAACGGACACCGGTCTTCGCCGCCCGCCAGATCGCGCTCACCCAGTCCTTCGACCGGAATCCCTCACAGCTCAAGGTCGGCGATGCGGTCGTGCGGACCGTGACCGTCTTCGGCGAGGATACACAGGCCATGATGATACCGCAGGTCGTCATCGGCGAGGCTGCCGGTCTCAGGCAATATCAAAAGCCACCGCAGATCGCGGATAACATCGTGAGCGGAAATACGACGGGAAGCAGGCGTATAGAGACCATCGTCTACACGGCGGACAAGGCCGGCACCTTCCGCATCCCCGCGATTTCCTATCCATGGTTCGATGTCGACGCGCATCAGGCCAGGACCGCCACGTTACCGACTGTGGCCGTCACCGTCATCGATGCTCCGGCATCGTCCGACATCATCGCGCCCGAGCTTCGGCAGGAGACGGCGCCGAGCCGTTCCCGAACCCTGACGGCCGCAGCGCTGGCCTCGGGCTGCGCTCTTTGCGTTGCCGTCCTATGGGCGGGTCGGCGCTTCCTGCCACGGTTTTCAAACGGAATGCGAGCCTGGCGTCGCCCGCGCCCAAACTCGGAACACGTGGAATTCAAGCGGCTGATGAACTCAATCGCCGGTGATGAAGAGAGTGCCGTCTATCAGGCTTTGATGCGCTGGACACGAGTGGTCGGCTATTCCTCGATTTCGACATGGATGACCGCCTCGTCCGATCCCGACTTGGGATCGCAGATAGAGGCCATAGAAAAAGCCCTCTTCGGTTCCGGAACCGATGGCGCTCCATTCGACCGGCAGGCGTTGGCGGATGCTGTTCGCAGGTCGCACATCGCAAAACCTGCTCCAGGCAGCTTGCGGGGCGGTGCCCTGCCACCGCTCAATCCAGGCGCGGCTTCGCCCACTTCCGTAAATTTACGCCGGTGGTAA
- a CDS encoding formylglycine-generating enzyme family protein, with product MALAFENERTADGGPEGMVWIPGRTFTMGSDNHYPEEAPTHPVRVDGFWIEETPVTNRKFVAFVDATGYVTFAEKAPDPKDYPGARPEMLKAGSLVFFQPKNVAGPDITQWWKFKFGANWRRPLGGLSDLRGKLDHPVVHIAWCDAKAYADWAGLNLPTEAEWELAARGGLDDAEFAWGDELMPDGRPMANTWQGTFPTLSTKPAGKERTSPVRSFPPNGYGLYDMIGNVWEWTSDYWSARHTEPAAKSCCIPSNPHGGPADASYDPMQPQIRIPRRVLKGGSHLCAPNYCRRYRPAARHAEPEDTSTSHVGFRCVKRTTA from the coding sequence ATGGCTTTGGCATTCGAAAACGAGCGGACAGCGGACGGCGGCCCCGAGGGCATGGTCTGGATCCCCGGCAGGACCTTCACGATGGGATCGGACAACCACTATCCGGAGGAGGCCCCTACCCATCCGGTAAGGGTCGACGGCTTCTGGATCGAGGAAACGCCGGTGACGAACCGGAAGTTCGTGGCATTCGTCGACGCCACCGGCTACGTGACTTTCGCCGAGAAGGCTCCCGATCCCAAAGACTATCCGGGCGCACGCCCCGAAATGCTGAAGGCAGGATCGCTCGTCTTCTTCCAGCCGAAGAATGTTGCTGGCCCGGACATAACGCAGTGGTGGAAATTCAAGTTCGGCGCGAACTGGCGCCGTCCGCTCGGCGGACTGAGTGACCTGCGTGGAAAGCTGGACCATCCTGTTGTCCATATCGCCTGGTGCGATGCCAAGGCCTATGCGGACTGGGCGGGCCTCAATTTGCCGACCGAGGCGGAGTGGGAACTTGCCGCCCGCGGTGGCCTGGACGACGCCGAATTCGCCTGGGGGGATGAACTCATGCCCGACGGTCGCCCGATGGCCAATACGTGGCAGGGAACATTTCCGACGCTCAGCACCAAGCCTGCGGGAAAAGAACGGACCTCGCCCGTGCGCTCTTTCCCACCGAACGGCTACGGCCTTTACGACATGATCGGCAATGTGTGGGAGTGGACCTCCGATTATTGGTCAGCACGGCACACCGAACCTGCCGCCAAATCCTGCTGCATCCCGAGCAATCCCCACGGCGGACCGGCAGATGCGAGCTACGACCCCATGCAACCACAAATCCGCATCCCGCGGAGGGTGCTGAAGGGCGGCTCGCATCTCTGCGCCCCGAACTATTGCCGTCGTTATCGCCCGGCCGCCCGCCATGCCGAGCCGGAGGATACGTCCACAAGCCATGTCGGCTTCCGCTGCGTGAAAAGAACGACCGCGTGA
- a CDS encoding HAD family hydrolase, with product MRPIRNTETILASLIVAVFTLAAGFVSPAFSQEPLPSWNDTAAKSHIMAFVKATVTDGGEGYVAPEDRIAVFDNDGTLWSEQPYYVQLGFMLDRVKTLAPQHPEWKEKEPFKSILAGDLKGIAKSGEKGIVELGMATHAGMTTDQFASIVTDWFATAKHPKTGKPYTEMTYLPMRELLDYLRANGFKTYIVSGGGVEFMRPITEKAYGIPPEQVVGSTITTEFAIVDDVPVLNRLPEIDFIDDGPGKPAGINKFIGRKPIFVAGNSDGDYEMMRWTTAAKSPGFAMLIHHTDGDREYAYDRQSAFGKLDKALDEAGRRNWLVVDMKNDWKKIFAFE from the coding sequence ATGAGACCGATCCGGAACACCGAAACGATCCTCGCCTCGCTGATTGTTGCCGTGTTTACGCTGGCGGCGGGCTTCGTCAGTCCCGCCTTCTCGCAGGAGCCGCTGCCGTCATGGAACGACACGGCCGCGAAGAGCCACATCATGGCCTTTGTCAAGGCAACGGTGACGGATGGCGGCGAAGGCTACGTCGCGCCTGAAGATCGCATCGCAGTCTTCGACAATGACGGCACGCTCTGGTCCGAACAGCCCTATTACGTCCAACTCGGCTTCATGCTGGACCGGGTGAAGACATTGGCGCCGCAACACCCGGAATGGAAGGAGAAGGAACCGTTCAAATCCATCCTTGCCGGCGATCTGAAAGGGATCGCAAAGAGCGGCGAGAAGGGCATCGTCGAACTCGGCATGGCAACGCATGCCGGAATGACGACTGACCAGTTCGCCTCGATCGTCACGGACTGGTTCGCAACGGCAAAACATCCGAAGACGGGCAAGCCGTATACGGAGATGACGTATCTGCCGATGCGCGAACTGCTCGACTATCTGCGCGCCAACGGCTTCAAGACCTACATCGTCTCCGGCGGCGGCGTGGAGTTCATGCGGCCGATTACGGAAAAGGCCTATGGCATCCCGCCGGAACAGGTGGTGGGAAGCACAATCACCACCGAATTTGCGATCGTCGACGACGTACCTGTCCTGAACCGTCTACCGGAAATCGACTTCATCGACGATGGCCCTGGCAAGCCTGCCGGTATCAACAAGTTCATCGGGCGCAAGCCGATCTTCGTTGCAGGCAATTCCGACGGCGATTACGAGATGATGCGGTGGACGACCGCGGCGAAGAGCCCGGGCTTTGCGATGCTGATCCACCATACGGACGGCGATCGCGAATATGCCTACGACCGCCAGTCCGCGTTTGGGAAGCTGGACAAGGCGCTCGACGAAGCCGGACGCCGCAACTGGCTGGTCGTTGACATGAAGAATGACTGGAAGAAGATCTTCGCTTTCGAATAG